A stretch of Paenibacillus sp. URB8-2 DNA encodes these proteins:
- a CDS encoding GIY-YIG nuclease family protein, with translation MKEKIQSLPSSPGVYLMKDSLGGIIYVGKSKNLKKRVQSYFYHSNSHPKKIKTLVSHIKDLEHRVTDTEFEAFMLECRLIQELKPMYNKKMKNPLAYTYIVIKMRNGLRRIEIASEHAGNDDAVYFGPYTASRHSVERALQSFQECCQIACSSTVFNGSACLNHSLGLCRGMCLGGEAVNEYNEIIDRFIAMLDGSDRSLYEEMRRSMQRAAERYDFEAAAKFRDCSEALDYILMKEEVIGFTGEDRNIVVFEELDEDRIKLFLIKRNRILYSEKINVRGLGIQSLINNIKKSIFIHFGADSHPPSGGVTREEVDEAQIIYSYLQRSDGRYLLIPGEWIVSEDDPEIDGELHARLGETFSTILS, from the coding sequence ATGAAAGAGAAGATTCAGAGCTTACCCTCATCGCCGGGAGTCTATTTAATGAAGGATTCTCTGGGCGGCATTATCTATGTCGGCAAGTCCAAAAATTTAAAGAAACGTGTGCAGTCTTATTTCTATCATTCTAATTCCCATCCGAAAAAGATAAAAACGCTCGTAAGCCACATCAAGGATCTGGAGCATAGAGTCACGGATACCGAGTTTGAAGCTTTTATGCTGGAGTGCAGGTTAATTCAGGAGTTAAAGCCGATGTACAATAAAAAAATGAAAAATCCGCTCGCCTACACCTATATTGTTATAAAGATGAGGAACGGGCTGCGCCGGATAGAAATCGCCAGTGAACACGCCGGGAACGATGATGCGGTTTATTTTGGCCCGTATACCGCCAGCAGGCATTCGGTGGAAAGGGCGCTTCAGAGCTTTCAGGAATGCTGCCAAATCGCCTGCAGTTCTACCGTCTTTAACGGCTCTGCCTGCTTGAACCATTCGCTCGGACTATGCCGGGGGATGTGCCTCGGAGGGGAGGCCGTTAACGAATACAATGAGATCATCGACCGCTTCATCGCGATGCTGGACGGGAGCGACCGGAGTCTGTACGAAGAGATGCGGAGGAGTATGCAGCGGGCTGCCGAGCGGTACGATTTTGAGGCGGCGGCCAAATTCAGGGACTGCAGTGAAGCGTTGGACTATATATTAATGAAGGAAGAAGTGATCGGATTCACCGGGGAGGACCGGAACATCGTTGTCTTTGAAGAGCTGGATGAGGACCGGATCAAACTGTTTCTCATTAAGAGGAATCGCATTTTGTACAGTGAAAAGATCAATGTCCGGGGATTGGGGATCCAATCCTTAATCAATAATATCAAGAAATCCATTTTCATCCATTTTGGAGCGGATTCCCATCCGCCTTCCGGTGGAGTGACTCGTGAAGAGGTCGATGAAGCCCAGATTATTTACAGTTATCTTCAGCGGAGCGACGGCCGCTATCTGCTCATTCCGGGGGAATGGATCGTATCGGAAGATGATCCCGAAATCGATGGTGAGCTTCATGCGCGTCTGGGCGAAACTTTTTCGACGATACTTTCATAG
- the rpiA gene encoding ribose 5-phosphate isomerase A: MSDDIKKVCAREALKWIKSGTIIGLGGGSTISYLIQYIKEDANLQVKVVTPSVKTRLLCIQNGLEVLYTSTVEQISVAFDGCDEVDESLNALKSGGGIHTKEKLIASMAEDYILLVDDAKFVNRLTFKHPVVLEILEDSLTYVQKKVAELGGKPSIRTSSAKDGFTVTENGNLLLDVQFEQVEDIASLESELQQIRGVVDTSLFVHVATKALIAGEDGIRLVSGK; this comes from the coding sequence ATGTCTGACGATATTAAGAAAGTCTGCGCTCGGGAAGCCCTTAAATGGATCAAGAGCGGCACGATCATCGGATTGGGCGGCGGAAGCACGATTTCCTACTTGATTCAATACATCAAAGAGGATGCAAATCTTCAGGTAAAAGTGGTCACGCCATCCGTGAAAACGAGGCTGCTCTGCATTCAGAACGGGCTGGAAGTGCTGTACACTTCCACGGTGGAGCAAATATCGGTAGCCTTTGACGGCTGCGATGAGGTGGATGAAAGCTTGAACGCGCTGAAAAGCGGCGGGGGCATTCATACCAAGGAAAAATTGATCGCGTCCATGGCGGAGGATTACATACTGCTTGTCGATGATGCGAAGTTTGTGAACCGCCTGACGTTCAAGCATCCCGTAGTTCTGGAGATTTTGGAGGATTCCCTGACCTATGTGCAGAAAAAAGTCGCGGAGCTTGGGGGCAAGCCGTCCATTCGTACAAGCAGCGCCAAAGACGGGTTTACCGTAACGGAGAATGGCAATCTGCTTCTCGACGTCCAATTTGAACAGGTGGAGGATATCGCCAGCCTTGAAAGCGAGCTGCAGCAGATTCGCGGGGTGGTGGATACGTCCTTGTTTGTCCATGTGGCTACGAAAGCGCTCATTGCCGGTGAAGACGGCATCCGTTTGGTTTCAGGCAAGTAG
- a CDS encoding cysteine-rich CWC family protein, which translates to MIESAGICPLCGRGNGCAGAAGRSHEGCWCVGEVFPQEIFERVPKALIGKACICKDCLEAFKRNGE; encoded by the coding sequence ATGATAGAATCAGCGGGAATCTGCCCTCTTTGCGGGCGTGGCAATGGCTGTGCGGGGGCGGCAGGTCGCTCCCATGAAGGCTGCTGGTGCGTAGGCGAGGTTTTTCCGCAGGAGATATTTGAGAGGGTGCCGAAGGCGTTAATCGGCAAAGCTTGCATTTGCAAGGACTGTCTGGAGGCGTTTAAGAGAAACGGGGAATAA
- a CDS encoding sugar-binding transcriptional regulator has protein sequence MLELDNNEELRLMLKVAQMYYDNDMTQSEISKELGIYRTTISRMLKKIREKGIVKITINYNLSETFSIEQQLMERFALKEAIIVPVTSDEKKAKLKVMGRACAQLVGRIVQDEDVVGFSWGSSLAEVINELEEPRESSAVFVPMVGGPSGKLESQFHVNTLVYAAAQKFKGTSVLIDVPAILERKETRDHIVESQYFQNISDLWDKVTIAIFGIGSIMMKGSATWNSFYGNELFDELERGQIVGDICSQFFDIDGNLVETSISERTIAIGLEHLKNTKYAIGVAESPEKVDAIIGALRGQYLNVLVTTEETARAILERTE, from the coding sequence GTGTTGGAATTGGACAATAATGAAGAGCTTCGATTAATGTTGAAAGTCGCCCAAATGTACTATGACAACGACATGACGCAAAGCGAAATTTCAAAGGAGCTCGGAATTTACCGCACGACCATCAGCCGCATGTTGAAGAAGATCCGCGAGAAAGGCATCGTGAAGATCACGATCAATTACAATCTCAGCGAAACCTTCAGCATCGAACAGCAGCTAATGGAGCGCTTTGCTTTGAAGGAAGCGATTATAGTACCGGTAACGAGCGATGAGAAGAAAGCCAAGCTGAAGGTCATGGGCCGGGCTTGCGCGCAATTGGTGGGCCGGATCGTCCAGGATGAAGATGTGGTCGGGTTTTCCTGGGGAAGCTCGCTCGCCGAGGTCATTAATGAACTGGAAGAGCCCCGCGAGAGCAGCGCTGTATTTGTCCCCATGGTCGGCGGACCGTCCGGCAAACTGGAGAGTCAATTCCATGTGAACACACTGGTGTACGCAGCCGCGCAAAAGTTTAAAGGAACATCTGTCCTGATTGATGTCCCCGCAATACTGGAACGCAAGGAAACTCGCGATCATATCGTGGAGTCGCAGTATTTTCAGAACATTTCAGATCTTTGGGACAAGGTTACGATCGCGATTTTTGGCATCGGTTCCATTATGATGAAGGGCAGCGCGACATGGAATTCATTTTATGGTAATGAACTTTTTGACGAACTGGAAAGAGGCCAGATTGTCGGGGATATCTGTTCGCAATTTTTTGACATCGACGGCAATCTTGTGGAGACAAGCATCTCCGAGCGTACGATTGCGATTGGCCTCGAGCATCTGAAAAACACGAAATACGCCATTGGAGTAGCGGAGTCGCCGGAAAAGGTGGACGCCATTATCGGCGCTTTACGGGGACAATATCTGAACGTTCTGGTGACGACCGAAGAAACGGCCAGGGCTATTTTGGAACGCACCGAATAA
- a CDS encoding amino acid permease: MERERKGLSVWQLAMLALGTVVGGSFFLGSSVAIRAAGPSVLLAYVIGGILVYFILTALSEMTVANPASGSFRTYTEQAFGRGAGFTVGWVYWTGLALAMSSEATAASILLRGWFPRLSLPLLGAVIIALVTLLNLLGAERLGKLESGLAAIKLFAIAAFVVLAICLIAGIWAGSFPAAGGQGGGTAAGYSVLRGEPWLPGGIGGIAGSMLMVMFTYAGFEVLGLAASETRDPAATIPKAIRLTIVLLIGLYLTAITALFLLIPSSLVSEEISPFVSALTLHGLGWTGTVMNMVLVTAILSTMLASVFGLGRMLRSLADEGHTPAWMRDRTDIPYRGILVSGGAMLAALGLGLLLPQGVYLFLVSSGGFSLLFVYVVIMASHYRLRKRHGGPFTRQHGMRGFPYTSWLSIGGLIAIIASMPLIPGQGGGLAAGIMFVLLFAGLYVVGRRQRKPSKVLPKALRPFSAVRPAASRYAQAEMSEELTEDKKRE, from the coding sequence ATGGAGCGTGAAAGGAAAGGGTTATCGGTGTGGCAGCTCGCCATGCTTGCGCTTGGAACTGTAGTCGGAGGCTCGTTCTTCCTCGGCTCCTCGGTCGCTATTCGCGCAGCGGGACCGTCTGTGCTGCTTGCTTATGTCATTGGCGGCATCCTGGTTTATTTTATTCTAACCGCCTTGTCGGAAATGACGGTGGCGAATCCGGCGTCGGGATCGTTCCGCACTTACACCGAACAGGCTTTCGGCAGGGGAGCAGGTTTTACGGTCGGTTGGGTCTATTGGACCGGGCTTGCGCTGGCCATGTCGAGCGAAGCGACGGCTGCTTCCATCCTGCTTCGGGGATGGTTTCCCCGGTTGTCGCTGCCGCTTCTTGGCGCGGTCATTATCGCCTTGGTGACGTTGCTGAACTTGCTGGGGGCAGAGCGGCTTGGCAAGCTGGAGAGCGGGCTTGCAGCGATTAAGCTGTTTGCCATTGCCGCTTTTGTAGTGCTGGCCATATGCTTGATCGCCGGAATCTGGGCGGGCTCGTTCCCGGCGGCGGGCGGACAGGGCGGCGGAACTGCGGCGGGATACAGCGTCCTGCGCGGTGAGCCGTGGTTGCCGGGAGGGATCGGCGGAATCGCAGGGAGCATGCTGATGGTGATGTTTACCTACGCGGGATTCGAAGTGCTCGGACTTGCCGCGTCGGAAACGCGTGATCCGGCAGCAACGATACCAAAGGCTATCCGGCTCACGATCGTTCTGCTTATCGGCCTTTATTTAACCGCTATAACCGCTTTGTTCCTCCTGATCCCCAGCTCTCTGGTGTCTGAAGAGATCAGTCCGTTCGTGTCGGCGCTCACCCTGCACGGTTTGGGGTGGACAGGCACAGTTATGAACATGGTGCTGGTAACGGCGATTTTGTCCACGATGCTGGCATCCGTATTCGGACTGGGGCGGATGCTCCGCTCCTTGGCCGATGAAGGGCATACCCCGGCGTGGATGCGGGACCGCACGGATATTCCTTACCGCGGCATTCTTGTATCTGGAGGGGCCATGCTGGCCGCTCTCGGTCTCGGACTGCTGCTGCCGCAAGGCGTCTATTTGTTTCTGGTCAGCTCGGGCGGTTTCTCACTGCTGTTCGTATATGTCGTCATTATGGCCAGCCATTATCGGCTCCGCAAGCGGCATGGCGGTCCGTTTACGCGGCAGCATGGAATGAGAGGATTCCCCTACACATCCTGGCTCTCCATCGGCGGCTTGATCGCGATCATCGCAAGCATGCCGTTAATCCCCGGCCAGGGCGGCGGCTTGGCCGCCGGAATAATGTTCGTGCTGTTATTTGCGGGCCTGTACGTTGTGGGACGCCGGCAGCGGAAACCATCAAAGGTTTTACCTAAAGCCCTAAGGCCGTTTTCAGCCGTCAGACCTGCGGCTTCCAGGTACGCCCAGGCGGAGATGTCGGAGGAACTGACTGAGGATAAGAAGAGGGAATAA
- a CDS encoding PTS transporter subunit EIIC — protein sequence MPEGNIQPIQNGRSVKDNLSPAKELAMRLIELSGGTDNVSEVAHCTTRIRIRFRDSARVDEAGLAQLEEVQNVFIQSGQLQIIVGPAIVFKVHRQMVRLLQDSGPEPQREAERLYVPSEPENLVSVAGSGDTLLPSLRGAWKRRVLAHLARAESAPELKDSTKRNLIGRVMRAATFFSDIVVPIIPLFVALGLLLGLISMIQAFGWASQGSTWFRTLLLLTGSAFQIMAVMFGYHAAKRFGGTPALGAAVGIVMTRLDLLQLSGTGGAAIHPVDLTSTPQFGYQGTVIPIILAVLLMTFIEKGLRRIIPSSATILLVPFLSFVVGGGLAVLVIGPLAAQFGSFLSGLLEEVFRCGSMVFGLLLGGVYGLIVLTGLHHGIQAIEIGLISNPNIGVNFLLPIWSMANIAQGGAGLAVYARTRDKDLKKIAFPASITAFLGITEPIAFGVNLKLGRPFVGAAVGGAAGGAYVAFHGVVANSFGLTGIPMIAFIVPPGHINFIHYMVGLLLATGTAFAVTWFLGVDKPHHQEE from the coding sequence ATGCCAGAAGGCAATATTCAACCGATTCAGAATGGGCGAAGTGTGAAGGATAATCTGAGCCCGGCAAAGGAACTGGCTATGCGCTTGATTGAGCTGTCCGGCGGGACGGACAATGTGTCGGAAGTAGCTCACTGCACAACCCGGATCCGAATCAGGTTCCGAGACAGCGCCCGCGTGGACGAAGCCGGTCTTGCGCAATTGGAAGAGGTTCAGAACGTGTTCATTCAGTCCGGACAGCTGCAAATTATTGTGGGACCGGCAATAGTCTTTAAGGTTCACCGTCAAATGGTCCGTCTTCTTCAGGACTCCGGACCGGAACCGCAGCGGGAAGCGGAGCGCCTGTACGTACCCAGTGAACCGGAGAACCTTGTTAGCGTCGCGGGTTCCGGCGATACCTTGCTTCCTTCATTGCGTGGAGCATGGAAACGGAGAGTCTTGGCGCATCTGGCAAGGGCGGAGTCAGCTCCAGAGCTGAAAGACTCGACAAAAAGGAATTTGATCGGCCGGGTGATGAGAGCGGCCACCTTTTTTTCCGATATCGTTGTGCCGATCATCCCGCTCTTTGTCGCGCTTGGCCTGCTGCTGGGCTTGATCAGCATGATACAAGCCTTCGGCTGGGCGTCCCAAGGCAGCACATGGTTTCGAACGCTATTATTGCTGACCGGCTCTGCCTTTCAAATCATGGCTGTGATGTTCGGCTATCATGCGGCCAAACGATTTGGGGGCACCCCTGCGCTCGGCGCCGCAGTCGGAATTGTCATGACCCGGCTCGACTTATTACAACTATCAGGAACCGGCGGAGCAGCGATACACCCTGTGGATTTGACGAGTACCCCGCAGTTCGGTTATCAAGGCACCGTGATTCCGATTATTCTTGCGGTATTGCTGATGACGTTTATCGAGAAGGGGCTGCGGCGGATCATTCCGTCCTCTGCCACCATTCTGCTGGTTCCCTTTCTCAGCTTTGTCGTTGGAGGCGGCCTCGCCGTTCTGGTCATCGGGCCCCTTGCGGCGCAGTTTGGCAGCTTTCTTAGCGGCTTGCTGGAAGAGGTGTTCCGATGTGGAAGCATGGTGTTTGGGCTGCTTCTTGGCGGGGTCTACGGGCTTATTGTCTTAACCGGGCTGCACCACGGCATTCAAGCGATTGAAATCGGGCTGATCTCCAATCCGAACATCGGTGTCAACTTTCTGCTCCCCATCTGGTCGATGGCGAATATCGCTCAGGGCGGGGCCGGACTAGCGGTATATGCCCGTACCCGGGACAAGGATTTGAAAAAGATAGCGTTTCCCGCCTCGATCACCGCATTTCTCGGCATTACCGAGCCGATCGCCTTCGGCGTGAACCTGAAGCTTGGCCGTCCTTTCGTGGGCGCGGCGGTGGGAGGTGCGGCAGGCGGGGCTTATGTAGCCTTTCATGGGGTGGTTGCCAATTCGTTCGGATTGACCGGGATTCCAATGATCGCCTTTATCGTCCCGCCTGGACACATCAACTTCATTCATTATATGGTTGGTCTCCTCCTGGCAACGGGAACGGCTTTTGCAGTTACCTGGTTTCTCGGAGTCGATAAACCTCATCATCAGGAAGAATGA
- a CDS encoding Gfo/Idh/MocA family protein codes for MSKLNWAIIGPGWAASDFVKAIKEVNGSVYAVAGISQEEAQAFADKNQVENAFGDYTEMLKDEAIDVVYISTPHNLHHKFIIESLKHGKHVISEKAITVNSEQLTEIIALAEEKNLVVAEAMTLYYMPLYKKLKEILDSGQLGKLKMIQVSFGSCKEYDVKNRFFSKDLAGGALLDIGTYALSFTRFFLSQQPNEVLTTVKTFETGVDEQSGIVLKNEADEMAVISLTMRAKMPKRGIVAGELGFITVDNFPRADKATITYTDGRVEQIEAGETAKALEYEVEDMQNFIINKKNTATLHLSNDVMALMTNVRNQWGIKYPFE; via the coding sequence ATGAGTAAGTTGAATTGGGCCATCATCGGCCCGGGCTGGGCAGCATCGGATTTTGTCAAAGCAATCAAAGAAGTAAATGGAAGTGTCTACGCCGTAGCAGGAATATCACAAGAAGAGGCGCAGGCCTTTGCCGATAAGAATCAAGTCGAAAATGCCTTCGGCGATTATACAGAGATGTTAAAGGACGAAGCGATCGACGTTGTTTACATCTCCACCCCTCATAATCTGCACCATAAGTTTATTATAGAGAGCCTGAAGCATGGCAAGCATGTGATCAGCGAAAAGGCAATTACGGTGAACAGCGAGCAATTAACCGAAATTATCGCATTGGCCGAAGAGAAGAACCTGGTCGTTGCCGAAGCGATGACGCTGTATTATATGCCTTTATACAAAAAACTCAAGGAGATTCTGGATTCGGGACAGCTCGGCAAGCTGAAAATGATTCAGGTATCGTTCGGAAGCTGCAAAGAGTACGATGTGAAGAACCGCTTTTTCAGCAAAGATCTGGCCGGGGGCGCGCTCCTCGATATCGGAACCTATGCGTTGTCCTTCACCCGGTTCTTCCTGTCCCAGCAGCCGAATGAAGTTCTGACGACAGTGAAAACATTTGAAACCGGTGTGGACGAGCAATCCGGAATCGTTCTGAAGAACGAGGCGGACGAGATGGCGGTCATCTCGCTGACCATGCGGGCCAAAATGCCGAAGCGCGGTATAGTCGCGGGAGAGCTTGGATTCATCACCGTGGACAACTTCCCAAGAGCGGATAAAGCCACCATTACCTATACCGACGGCAGAGTAGAACAAATTGAGGCCGGTGAAACAGCCAAAGCACTGGAATATGAAGTGGAAGATATGCAGAACTTCATTATTAATAAGAAGAATACGGCTACGCTGCATCTGTCCAATGATGTTATGGCTCTTATGACCAATGTCCGCAATCAATGGGGCATAAAATATCCATTCGAATAA
- a CDS encoding PTS fructose transporter subunit IIC, whose product MKLVAITSCPTGIAHTYMAAEALQVAAKAMGHEIKVETQGSVGAENVITDKDLREADGIIIAADTKVDKTRFTGRTIIEVPVKEAIRDPKELINRALSAQPPAAAKVDLTEQVNQIKTEEKESRSGIYKHLMTGVSFMIPFVVAGGLLIALGFAIGGIYVFDHPGSIGETLFTTGKSAFALMIPILGAYIAYSIADRPALVPGMIGGYFASTNGSGFLGALLAGFAAGYLVIAIKKYLKLPKTMQGLMPILIIPLLSSALMGLLMVYVVGEPVAFVNKALADWLNSLNGTNAAILGIILGLMQAFDMGGPVNKAAYAFATSTLVPGHASPIMAAVMAAGMVPPLGIALSTVLAKRKYTAAEKEAGKACWALGASFITEGAIPFAATDPLRVIPSIMAGSAVAGGLSMAFGAGLAVPHGGVWVLLIPNVVTQLVPYIIAILAGTAVTAGILSFVKKNVSEYSGSKVQYENVQGELKL is encoded by the coding sequence ATGAAGCTTGTAGCCATTACGTCATGTCCGACCGGTATAGCTCACACCTATATGGCGGCGGAAGCGCTCCAAGTGGCGGCCAAAGCAATGGGTCATGAGATCAAGGTGGAGACCCAAGGCTCCGTCGGCGCCGAGAATGTGATTACGGATAAGGATCTGCGCGAAGCGGACGGAATCATAATTGCGGCGGATACCAAAGTGGATAAGACCCGTTTTACCGGAAGGACGATCATTGAAGTCCCGGTCAAAGAAGCCATCAGGGACCCAAAAGAACTGATTAACCGGGCGTTAAGCGCCCAGCCGCCCGCTGCCGCCAAAGTGGACCTGACCGAGCAGGTAAATCAAATCAAGACGGAAGAAAAAGAATCGAGAAGCGGGATTTACAAGCATCTGATGACCGGCGTTTCCTTCATGATTCCCTTTGTCGTGGCGGGCGGCCTGCTGATCGCTCTGGGCTTCGCCATCGGCGGTATTTACGTCTTCGACCACCCGGGATCGATTGGCGAAACGTTGTTCACAACCGGCAAATCGGCATTTGCCTTGATGATCCCGATCCTGGGGGCATACATCGCTTACTCCATTGCCGACAGACCCGCTCTAGTACCCGGGATGATCGGCGGCTATTTTGCCAGCACGAATGGTTCGGGCTTCCTTGGCGCTCTGCTCGCCGGCTTTGCCGCGGGTTATCTGGTCATCGCGATCAAGAAATATCTGAAGCTGCCCAAGACGATGCAGGGGCTCATGCCGATTCTAATCATTCCTCTGCTGTCTTCCGCTCTTATGGGATTGCTCATGGTCTATGTCGTTGGAGAGCCGGTAGCCTTCGTCAACAAGGCATTGGCTGATTGGTTGAATTCGCTTAATGGTACAAATGCGGCAATACTTGGAATTATTCTTGGGCTGATGCAGGCGTTCGATATGGGAGGTCCGGTTAACAAGGCGGCTTATGCGTTCGCTACTTCCACGCTCGTACCGGGTCACGCTTCGCCGATTATGGCGGCTGTTATGGCAGCCGGTATGGTTCCGCCGCTTGGAATTGCGCTGTCCACTGTGCTTGCGAAGAGAAAGTACACGGCTGCGGAAAAAGAAGCGGGGAAAGCCTGCTGGGCTTTGGGCGCATCCTTTATTACCGAAGGCGCTATCCCGTTCGCTGCAACCGATCCTCTTCGCGTCATCCCGTCCATCATGGCCGGTTCCGCAGTGGCCGGCGGTCTGTCGATGGCGTTTGGAGCCGGACTTGCTGTTCCGCACGGCGGCGTATGGGTGCTGTTGATTCCGAATGTCGTTACCCAACTGGTGCCGTATATCATTGCCATTTTGGCAGGTACGGCGGTTACGGCGGGCATCCTTTCTTTTGTCAAGAAGAACGTAAGTGAGTATAGCGGTTCAAAAGTCCAATACGAGAACGTTCAGGGGGAACTTAAACTATGA